The Arthrobacter sp. NicSoilC5 genome has a window encoding:
- a CDS encoding DUF6454 family protein: MSPKPNRRALTLAASLIVAACAAGGTVAAQATVPAQGTSPAAGTHHDTDTDLATAFDSVTRNTAWQQTSKLKLNFPTYHTEGIAYSQDHIFLSAVQILEPTVKYPTPLGGYDRTPGKGIGHLFVMDKAGNLQKDIILGEGDMYHPGGIDFDGTNVWVPVAQYRPDSSAIIYKVDAQTLNVHKQFEVKDHFGGIVLDKQTGHLVGNTWGSRRFAELDLQGKELSTWENPNYFIDYQDCQYVPNARMLCAGVTNLPQTPSAGGTAATYELGGMAMIDLKSHQVTRDVPFQQWSTAGHVATRNPFKMTADGNHLSMTVAPDNGDEGNGTEILTYEADVTPAK; the protein is encoded by the coding sequence ATGAGCCCCAAACCAAACCGGCGTGCCCTGACACTGGCCGCCTCCCTCATAGTTGCCGCCTGCGCGGCCGGCGGAACCGTCGCAGCACAGGCCACCGTCCCGGCGCAGGGCACCAGTCCCGCAGCCGGAACCCACCACGACACGGACACTGACCTGGCCACCGCGTTCGACTCCGTCACCCGCAACACCGCCTGGCAGCAAACGTCCAAGCTGAAGCTGAACTTCCCCACGTACCACACCGAGGGAATCGCCTACAGCCAGGACCACATCTTCCTCTCGGCCGTGCAGATCCTCGAACCCACCGTCAAGTACCCCACTCCCCTGGGCGGGTACGACCGCACGCCTGGCAAGGGCATCGGCCACCTGTTCGTCATGGACAAGGCCGGCAACCTGCAAAAGGACATCATCCTGGGCGAGGGCGACATGTACCACCCGGGCGGCATCGACTTCGACGGCACCAACGTGTGGGTTCCGGTAGCCCAGTACCGGCCGGACAGCAGCGCCATCATCTACAAGGTGGACGCACAGACCCTGAACGTGCACAAGCAGTTTGAAGTCAAAGACCACTTTGGCGGCATCGTCCTGGACAAGCAGACCGGCCACCTCGTGGGCAACACCTGGGGTTCCCGGCGGTTCGCCGAATTGGACCTCCAGGGCAAGGAGCTGTCCACCTGGGAGAACCCGAACTACTTCATCGACTACCAGGACTGCCAGTACGTCCCCAATGCCAGGATGCTCTGCGCCGGCGTGACCAACCTTCCGCAGACTCCGTCCGCCGGTGGGACAGCGGCCACCTATGAACTGGGCGGCATGGCAATGATCGACCTGAAGTCCCATCAGGTGACACGCGATGTCCCGTTCCAGCAGTGGTCTACTGCCGGGCACGTGGCCACCCGCAACCCGTTCAAAATGACCGCCGACGGCAACCACCTGAGCATGACGGTGGCCCCCGACAACGGCGACGAAGGCAACGGCACCGAGATCCTCACCTACGAGGCCGACGTCACCCCCGCCAAGTAG
- a CDS encoding PLP-dependent aminotransferase family protein, with product MNNDSSSRIVAALRQWVAGAAPGAKLPSTRSLVAEYQASPVTVQKAMQALASQGLIESRPGVGTFVRAVRTARPSDYGWQTAALRSPSSPLPPSSDTMRNVPGDAIWFHSGYPDRELLPERLVRSALSRAARGDAALSRPPAAGMPELQQWFAQELGAATPVGITPPTPNDVIVLPGSQSGLSSIFRALVGAGQPLLMESPSYWGAILAAAQTGVRVVPVPTGPEGPDPADVDRAFAETGARAFYVQPNYSNPTGAQWAAGRGAEILDIARRRGAFLVEDDWAHDFGITSNPVPLATQDDSGHVVYIRSLTKSVSTAIRIAAVIVRGPARERILGHRAAESMYVSGLLQAAALDVVTQPGWQTHLRSLRQQLQARRDLLATSIREHVPQAHLDNLPRGGLNLWLRLPDTTDLPRLVRDCGDAGVIIAAGTGWFPAEPAGAFIRLNYSGPNPGAYPEGARIIGEALARNSR from the coding sequence ATGAACAACGATAGCAGTTCACGGATCGTGGCAGCACTCCGGCAATGGGTTGCGGGAGCGGCGCCCGGAGCCAAACTGCCGTCCACCCGCTCGCTGGTGGCCGAGTACCAGGCGAGCCCCGTGACGGTCCAGAAGGCCATGCAGGCCCTGGCCTCGCAGGGCCTGATCGAAAGCCGGCCCGGCGTCGGGACGTTTGTCCGTGCCGTCCGCACCGCACGCCCGTCGGACTATGGCTGGCAGACCGCAGCGCTGCGCTCGCCGTCATCTCCGCTGCCGCCGTCGTCGGACACCATGCGCAACGTCCCCGGCGACGCCATCTGGTTCCACTCCGGCTACCCGGACCGCGAGCTGCTGCCGGAACGGCTGGTCCGCTCCGCGCTGTCCCGCGCCGCCCGCGGCGACGCGGCCCTGTCCCGGCCGCCCGCCGCCGGCATGCCCGAACTGCAGCAATGGTTCGCCCAGGAACTGGGCGCGGCAACCCCCGTGGGGATCACGCCCCCAACGCCAAACGACGTCATCGTCCTGCCCGGCAGCCAAAGCGGACTCAGCTCCATCTTCCGGGCGCTGGTGGGCGCGGGACAGCCTCTGCTCATGGAATCGCCGTCATATTGGGGTGCCATCCTGGCCGCCGCCCAGACCGGGGTGCGGGTGGTCCCGGTGCCCACAGGGCCCGAAGGCCCGGACCCCGCCGACGTGGACCGCGCCTTTGCCGAGACCGGGGCCCGGGCGTTCTACGTGCAGCCCAACTATTCCAACCCCACCGGCGCGCAGTGGGCGGCGGGCCGGGGCGCCGAGATCCTCGACATAGCCCGCCGGCGTGGTGCCTTCCTGGTGGAGGACGACTGGGCCCACGATTTCGGCATCACCTCGAACCCCGTCCCGTTGGCCACGCAGGATGATTCCGGCCATGTGGTCTACATCAGGTCGTTGACCAAGAGCGTGTCCACGGCCATCCGCATTGCCGCCGTGATCGTGCGCGGGCCGGCGCGGGAACGCATCCTGGGCCACCGCGCCGCTGAGTCGATGTACGTCAGCGGACTCCTGCAGGCAGCGGCGTTGGACGTGGTGACGCAACCCGGATGGCAGACCCACCTGCGCAGCCTCCGCCAGCAACTGCAGGCCCGCCGGGACCTGCTGGCCACCAGCATCCGGGAGCACGTTCCGCAGGCACACCTCGACAACCTGCCAAGGGGCGGACTGAACCTGTGGCTGCGGCTGCCGGACACCACAGACCTTCCACGGCTGGTGCGTGACTGCGGGGACGCCGGCGTGATCATCGCCGCCGGCACCGGGTGGTTTCCCGCCGAGCCCGCCGGCGCGTTCATCCGCCTCAACTACTCAGGACCGAACCCCGGTGCCTACCCGGAAGGTGCCCGCATCATCGGAGAGGCGCTCGCGCGCAACAGCCGCTAG
- a CDS encoding DMT family transporter produces MKEHSSATVLDGPVILSRRSTGIWWGLLGVAAFSFTVPFTRLAVAGFPPLFIGSGRAVVAAVLAAAALAINRQRLPHPGTWLRLALVAGGVVAGFPLLTSYALTAVPAAHGAVVIALLPAATATVAVLRTGERPPALFWTVAVLGSLAAITFAVLQSGGAGQLHWADLLLLGAVACAAVGYAEGGLLARELGSWQTIAWALVLAAPAMLVLAVVSVQGQPPSATPTQWAAFGYLAVVSMFLGFFAWYRGLATGPMAQVSQIQLLQPVMSICWAALLLGEALTWPTVAGALAVILCAAAAVRIRLKPTSQPHERTLPCTFPPTSPPSPAPSETSLHTPVPPISSP; encoded by the coding sequence ATGAAAGAACATAGTAGCGCTACTGTCCTGGATGGCCCAGTGATACTGTCCCGGCGGTCCACCGGGATCTGGTGGGGCCTGCTGGGCGTTGCGGCCTTCTCCTTCACCGTTCCCTTCACCCGTTTGGCTGTCGCCGGGTTCCCGCCGTTGTTCATCGGTTCCGGCCGGGCCGTGGTGGCCGCTGTCCTTGCCGCCGCAGCGCTCGCCATCAACCGCCAGCGGCTGCCGCATCCAGGCACCTGGCTGCGCCTGGCGCTCGTGGCCGGTGGCGTCGTCGCAGGCTTTCCGCTGCTGACGTCCTACGCCCTCACCGCCGTGCCGGCCGCCCACGGCGCCGTGGTCATCGCCCTCCTGCCCGCCGCCACGGCCACGGTGGCCGTGCTGCGCACAGGCGAGCGTCCACCGGCCCTCTTCTGGACCGTGGCGGTGCTTGGCTCGCTGGCAGCCATAACCTTTGCCGTCCTGCAGTCCGGGGGAGCGGGACAGCTGCACTGGGCAGACCTCCTGCTGCTTGGCGCCGTTGCCTGTGCCGCGGTGGGGTATGCGGAGGGTGGCCTGCTGGCCCGCGAACTGGGCTCGTGGCAGACCATCGCCTGGGCGCTGGTCCTCGCCGCGCCGGCCATGCTGGTTCTGGCCGTTGTCTCCGTCCAGGGCCAGCCGCCGTCGGCCACCCCCACCCAATGGGCCGCGTTCGGCTATCTGGCCGTGGTCAGCATGTTCCTTGGCTTCTTCGCCTGGTACCGCGGGCTGGCCACCGGCCCCATGGCGCAGGTGAGCCAGATCCAGCTGCTGCAGCCGGTGATGAGCATCTGCTGGGCCGCGCTCCTTTTGGGCGAGGCACTCACCTGGCCCACGGTGGCCGGCGCCCTCGCCGTCATCCTCTGCGCCGCCGCGGCCGTCCGCATCCGGCTCAAACCAACCTCCCAGCCGCACGAAAGGACACTCCCATGTACATTCCCGCCCACTTCGCCGCCCAGCCCGGCGCCATCCGAAACCTCCTTGCACACGCCGGTGCCGCCAATCTCGTCACCATGA